One genomic region from Anguilla rostrata isolate EN2019 chromosome 2, ASM1855537v3, whole genome shotgun sequence encodes:
- the bbip1 gene encoding BBSome-interacting protein 1, translated as MPEVKSMFREVLPKQGQLSMEDVPTMVLCKPKLLPLKSVTLEKLEKMQQEAQEAIRQQELAQKDKPESL; from the exons ATGCCTGAAGTAAAGTCAATGTTCAGAGAAGTGCTTCCCAAACAGG gGCAGCTGTCCATGGAGGACGTGCCCACCATGGTGCTCTGTAAGCCGAAGCTGCTTCCTCTGAAGTCAGTCACCTTGGAGAAACTGGAGAAGATGCAGCAGGAGGCGCAGGAAGCAATTCGGCAACAGGAACTGGCGCAGAAGGACAAGCCCGAGTCACTGTAG
- the pdcd4b gene encoding programmed cell death protein 4b isoform X3: MLCSGWTGNWVSRGFFFTARFYFCCISLFKTMATECEAWLNANPVEADDLSDSFLSGDEERGVVRKVDNEINGNWIAAPTSSIHEARVKAKAKRRLRKNSSRDSGRGDSLSDNGDSTRGPLVPPTSPKGKLLDRRSRMGKGRGLPKKGGAGGKGVWGPPGEVYDLEEVDVKDPNYDEDQELLAELNLGHMRSGVPMLAVSLALEAKASHRELTSRLLSDLCGRVLSLRDVETAFHKLLRELPDLVLDTPGAPQLVGQFIARAVRDEILSKSYIESYKGKVDCEHARAALDRATVLLKMSRGGLRIDNLWGSGGGQRPVTQLIKEVNLLLKEYLLSGDVVEAERCLRELEVPHFHHEFVYEAIVMVLESKGDKIFKMVLQLLKFLWESSVITVDQMRRGYQRVYMEIAEINIDVPCAYAVLEQFVEKSFSAGIIDKRMRDLCPSRGRKRFVSEGDGGRLKLESY, encoded by the exons ATGCTCTGCAGCGGGTGGACAGGGAATTGG GTGTCAAGAGGTTTTTTCTTCACCgcacgtttttatttttgctgcatttcactttttaaaaccaTGGCAACTGAATGCGAGGCATGGCTTAATGCTAACCCAGTAG AGGCGGACGACCTGAGCGACTCTTTTCTCTCCGGCGATGAGGAGAGAGGGGTCGTCCGGAAGGTTGACAACGAGATCAACGGGAACTGGATCGCCGCTCCCACGTCGTCCATTCATGAGGCCAGGGTGAAGGCCAAGGCCAAGAGGAGGCTGAGGAAGAACTCCTCCAGGGACTCTGGCCGGGGGGACTCGTTGAGCGACAATGGGGACAGCACCCGTGGCCCTCTTGTACCTCCCACCAGCCCCAAGGGCAAACTGCTGGACAGAAGGTCTCGAATGGGCAAAGGGAGGGGCTTGCCAAAGAAAG GTGGAGCGGGGGGTAAAGGTGTCTGGGGACCACCAGGAGAGGTCTACGACCTTGAGGAGGTGGACGTCAAAGACCCAAATTATGATGAAGACCAG GAGCTGCTGGCGGAGCTGAACCTGGGCCACATGAGGAGCGGGGTGCCCATGCTGGCCGTGTccctggccctggaggccaAGGCCAGCCACAGGGAGCTGACGTCCCGGCTGCTGTCGGACCTGTGCGGGCGGGTGCTCTCCCTCCGGGACGTGGAGACCGCCTTCCACAAGCTGCTGCGCGAGCTCCCGGACCTGGTGCTGGACACCCCGGGGGCGCCGCAG CTTGTTGGCCAGTTCATTGCTCGAGCGGTCAGGGATGAAATCCTGTCCAAAAGTTACATTGAGAGCTACAAAGGGAAAGTGGACTGTGAGCATGCAAG GGCAGCGCTGGACAGGGCGACCGTGTTGCTGAAGATGAGCAGGGGGGGACTCCGCATAGACAACCTGTGGGGATCGGGCGGGGGCCAGAGACCTGTCACCCAGCTCATCAAAGAG GTTAATCTGCTTCTGAAAGAGTATCTTCTATCTGGAGATGTGGTGGAGGCAGAGAGATGTTTGAGAGAGCTGGAGGTTCCGCACTTCCACCATGAGTTTGTCTATGAG GCAATAGTCATGGTCTTAGAGTCTAAAGGggacaaaatattcaaaatggttCTGCAGTTGCTGAAGTTTCTGTGGGAGTCCTCTGTGATCACTGTGGACCAAATGAGAAGG gGGTATCAAAGAGTTTACATGGAAATAGCAGAAATCAACATTGATGTACCCTGTGCGTATGCTGTATTGGAGCAGTTTGTGGAGAAGAGTTTCAGCGCTGGTATTATAGACAAAAGAATGAGGGACCTCTGTCCTTCTCG AGGTCGCAAGAGATTTGTGAGCGAAGGGGATGGCGGTCGTCTTAAACTGGAGAGCTACTGA
- the pdcd4b gene encoding programmed cell death protein 4b isoform X1, translating to MLCSGWTGNWVSRGFFFTARFYFCCISLFKTMATECEAWLNANPVEADDLSDSFLSGDEERGVVRKVDNEINGNWIAAPTSSIHEARVKAKAKRRLRKNSSRDSGRGDSLSDNGDSTRGPLVPPTSPKGKLLDRRSRMGKGRGLPKKGGAGGKGVWGPPGEVYDLEEVDVKDPNYDEDQENCVYETVVLPLDEKDFEKTVTPIVQEYFEHGDTSEVAELLAELNLGHMRSGVPMLAVSLALEAKASHRELTSRLLSDLCGRVLSLRDVETAFHKLLRELPDLVLDTPGAPQLVGQFIARAVRDEILSKSYIESYKGKVDCEHARAALDRATVLLKMSRGGLRIDNLWGSGGGQRPVTQLIKEVNLLLKEYLLSGDVVEAERCLRELEVPHFHHEFVYEAIVMVLESKGDKIFKMVLQLLKFLWESSVITVDQMRRGYQRVYMEIAEINIDVPCAYAVLEQFVEKSFSAGIIDKRMRDLCPSRGRKRFVSEGDGGRLKLESY from the exons ATGCTCTGCAGCGGGTGGACAGGGAATTGG GTGTCAAGAGGTTTTTTCTTCACCgcacgtttttatttttgctgcatttcactttttaaaaccaTGGCAACTGAATGCGAGGCATGGCTTAATGCTAACCCAGTAG AGGCGGACGACCTGAGCGACTCTTTTCTCTCCGGCGATGAGGAGAGAGGGGTCGTCCGGAAGGTTGACAACGAGATCAACGGGAACTGGATCGCCGCTCCCACGTCGTCCATTCATGAGGCCAGGGTGAAGGCCAAGGCCAAGAGGAGGCTGAGGAAGAACTCCTCCAGGGACTCTGGCCGGGGGGACTCGTTGAGCGACAATGGGGACAGCACCCGTGGCCCTCTTGTACCTCCCACCAGCCCCAAGGGCAAACTGCTGGACAGAAGGTCTCGAATGGGCAAAGGGAGGGGCTTGCCAAAGAAAG GTGGAGCGGGGGGTAAAGGTGTCTGGGGACCACCAGGAGAGGTCTACGACCTTGAGGAGGTGGACGTCAAAGACCCAAATTATGATGAAGACCAG GAAAATTGTGTGTATGAGACCGTGGTGTTGCCTCTGGATGAGAAAGACTTTGAGAAGACGGTAACACCAATCGTGCAGGAGTATTTCGAGCACGGGGACACCAGTGAAGTGGCG GAGCTGCTGGCGGAGCTGAACCTGGGCCACATGAGGAGCGGGGTGCCCATGCTGGCCGTGTccctggccctggaggccaAGGCCAGCCACAGGGAGCTGACGTCCCGGCTGCTGTCGGACCTGTGCGGGCGGGTGCTCTCCCTCCGGGACGTGGAGACCGCCTTCCACAAGCTGCTGCGCGAGCTCCCGGACCTGGTGCTGGACACCCCGGGGGCGCCGCAG CTTGTTGGCCAGTTCATTGCTCGAGCGGTCAGGGATGAAATCCTGTCCAAAAGTTACATTGAGAGCTACAAAGGGAAAGTGGACTGTGAGCATGCAAG GGCAGCGCTGGACAGGGCGACCGTGTTGCTGAAGATGAGCAGGGGGGGACTCCGCATAGACAACCTGTGGGGATCGGGCGGGGGCCAGAGACCTGTCACCCAGCTCATCAAAGAG GTTAATCTGCTTCTGAAAGAGTATCTTCTATCTGGAGATGTGGTGGAGGCAGAGAGATGTTTGAGAGAGCTGGAGGTTCCGCACTTCCACCATGAGTTTGTCTATGAG GCAATAGTCATGGTCTTAGAGTCTAAAGGggacaaaatattcaaaatggttCTGCAGTTGCTGAAGTTTCTGTGGGAGTCCTCTGTGATCACTGTGGACCAAATGAGAAGG gGGTATCAAAGAGTTTACATGGAAATAGCAGAAATCAACATTGATGTACCCTGTGCGTATGCTGTATTGGAGCAGTTTGTGGAGAAGAGTTTCAGCGCTGGTATTATAGACAAAAGAATGAGGGACCTCTGTCCTTCTCG AGGTCGCAAGAGATTTGTGAGCGAAGGGGATGGCGGTCGTCTTAAACTGGAGAGCTACTGA
- the pdcd4b gene encoding programmed cell death protein 4b isoform X2: MATECEAWLNANPVEADDLSDSFLSGDEERGVVRKVDNEINGNWIAAPTSSIHEARVKAKAKRRLRKNSSRDSGRGDSLSDNGDSTRGPLVPPTSPKGKLLDRRSRMGKGRGLPKKGGAGGKGVWGPPGEVYDLEEVDVKDPNYDEDQENCVYETVVLPLDEKDFEKTVTPIVQEYFEHGDTSEVAELLAELNLGHMRSGVPMLAVSLALEAKASHRELTSRLLSDLCGRVLSLRDVETAFHKLLRELPDLVLDTPGAPQLVGQFIARAVRDEILSKSYIESYKGKVDCEHARAALDRATVLLKMSRGGLRIDNLWGSGGGQRPVTQLIKEVNLLLKEYLLSGDVVEAERCLRELEVPHFHHEFVYEAIVMVLESKGDKIFKMVLQLLKFLWESSVITVDQMRRGYQRVYMEIAEINIDVPCAYAVLEQFVEKSFSAGIIDKRMRDLCPSRGRKRFVSEGDGGRLKLESY; the protein is encoded by the exons aTGGCAACTGAATGCGAGGCATGGCTTAATGCTAACCCAGTAG AGGCGGACGACCTGAGCGACTCTTTTCTCTCCGGCGATGAGGAGAGAGGGGTCGTCCGGAAGGTTGACAACGAGATCAACGGGAACTGGATCGCCGCTCCCACGTCGTCCATTCATGAGGCCAGGGTGAAGGCCAAGGCCAAGAGGAGGCTGAGGAAGAACTCCTCCAGGGACTCTGGCCGGGGGGACTCGTTGAGCGACAATGGGGACAGCACCCGTGGCCCTCTTGTACCTCCCACCAGCCCCAAGGGCAAACTGCTGGACAGAAGGTCTCGAATGGGCAAAGGGAGGGGCTTGCCAAAGAAAG GTGGAGCGGGGGGTAAAGGTGTCTGGGGACCACCAGGAGAGGTCTACGACCTTGAGGAGGTGGACGTCAAAGACCCAAATTATGATGAAGACCAG GAAAATTGTGTGTATGAGACCGTGGTGTTGCCTCTGGATGAGAAAGACTTTGAGAAGACGGTAACACCAATCGTGCAGGAGTATTTCGAGCACGGGGACACCAGTGAAGTGGCG GAGCTGCTGGCGGAGCTGAACCTGGGCCACATGAGGAGCGGGGTGCCCATGCTGGCCGTGTccctggccctggaggccaAGGCCAGCCACAGGGAGCTGACGTCCCGGCTGCTGTCGGACCTGTGCGGGCGGGTGCTCTCCCTCCGGGACGTGGAGACCGCCTTCCACAAGCTGCTGCGCGAGCTCCCGGACCTGGTGCTGGACACCCCGGGGGCGCCGCAG CTTGTTGGCCAGTTCATTGCTCGAGCGGTCAGGGATGAAATCCTGTCCAAAAGTTACATTGAGAGCTACAAAGGGAAAGTGGACTGTGAGCATGCAAG GGCAGCGCTGGACAGGGCGACCGTGTTGCTGAAGATGAGCAGGGGGGGACTCCGCATAGACAACCTGTGGGGATCGGGCGGGGGCCAGAGACCTGTCACCCAGCTCATCAAAGAG GTTAATCTGCTTCTGAAAGAGTATCTTCTATCTGGAGATGTGGTGGAGGCAGAGAGATGTTTGAGAGAGCTGGAGGTTCCGCACTTCCACCATGAGTTTGTCTATGAG GCAATAGTCATGGTCTTAGAGTCTAAAGGggacaaaatattcaaaatggttCTGCAGTTGCTGAAGTTTCTGTGGGAGTCCTCTGTGATCACTGTGGACCAAATGAGAAGG gGGTATCAAAGAGTTTACATGGAAATAGCAGAAATCAACATTGATGTACCCTGTGCGTATGCTGTATTGGAGCAGTTTGTGGAGAAGAGTTTCAGCGCTGGTATTATAGACAAAAGAATGAGGGACCTCTGTCCTTCTCG AGGTCGCAAGAGATTTGTGAGCGAAGGGGATGGCGGTCGTCTTAAACTGGAGAGCTACTGA